One Buchnera aphidicola (Anoecia corni) genomic region harbors:
- a CDS encoding oxidative damage protection protein — translation MKRIVFCNFYKKNLEGMDKIPYPGKLGKKIYKQISKKAWLKWIDYQTIIINEKQLNMFDPQDQKKIVKFMNIFLFKK, via the coding sequence ATGAAACGTATAGTATTCTGCAATTTTTATAAAAAAAATTTAGAAGGAATGGATAAAATTCCATATCCTGGAAAATTAGGAAAAAAAATTTATAAACAAATTTCTAAAAAAGCATGGTTAAAATGGATAGATTATCAAACTATAATAATTAATGAAAAACAACTAAATATGTTTGATCCTCAAGATCAAAAAAAAATTGTAAAATTTATGAATATCTTTTTATTTAAAAAATAA
- the mutY gene encoding A/G-specific adenine glycosylase, translated as MNVSQIILNWFHIYGRKNLPWQKNKTTYSIWISEIMLQQTQVKTVIPYFTKFLKKYPTIHSIATSSENAILHKWSGLGYYKRAKNIYKTSKIISSQYNGKFPDIFNHVIKLPGIGRTTAGAILSISYNYFFPILDSNVKRILIRLYGIKFNVYNKKIDDFLWKKIQSILPLHNAGKFNQALMDLGSLICHPKNPNCKICPINHTCTFFKKKFFQTCSIRNKILQLKNYWCIIINYKEYIYLKKYKKDSFWKDLFSFPLFTKRNYLINWIKEKNIIPVKIKQLQSITLYITQYKFTINPIFLIIKTNKHVKSEKDTIWFNVLNNQKVGIPSLVLKILHKYSYLML; from the coding sequence ATGAATGTTTCACAAATAATTTTAAACTGGTTTCATATTTACGGAAGAAAAAATTTACCATGGCAAAAGAATAAAACAACATATTCTATTTGGATATCAGAAATTATGCTACAGCAAACTCAAGTAAAAACTGTTATTCCATATTTTACAAAATTTTTAAAAAAATATCCTACAATTCATAGCATTGCTACATCTTCAGAAAATGCTATTTTGCACAAATGGAGCGGATTAGGATATTATAAAAGAGCAAAAAACATTTATAAAACATCTAAAATAATTTCTAGTCAATATAACGGGAAATTTCCCGATATTTTTAATCATGTTATAAAACTTCCAGGAATAGGAAGAACGACTGCAGGAGCAATATTATCTATTAGCTATAACTATTTTTTTCCTATATTAGACAGTAATGTAAAAAGAATTTTGATACGATTATATGGAATAAAATTTAATGTATACAATAAAAAAATAGATGATTTTCTATGGAAAAAAATTCAATCTATATTACCATTACATAATGCTGGAAAATTTAATCAAGCACTAATGGACTTAGGATCTTTAATTTGTCATCCAAAAAATCCAAATTGTAAAATTTGTCCTATTAATCATACATGTACGTTTTTTAAAAAAAAATTTTTTCAAACGTGCTCTATTAGAAATAAAATTTTACAATTAAAAAATTATTGGTGTATTATCATTAATTACAAAGAATATATTTATTTAAAAAAATATAAAAAAGACTCATTTTGGAAAGACTTGTTTAGCTTTCCACTATTTACTAAAAGAAATTATTTAATTAACTGGATAAAAGAAAAAAACATAATTCCTGTGAAAATAAAACAATTACAATCTATTACGCTATATATTACTCAATATAAATTTACAATTAACCCTATATTCTTAATTATAAAAACAAATAAACATGTTAAATCTGAAAAAGATACGATTTGGTTCAACGTATTAAATAACCAAAAAGTTGGAATTCCAAGTTTAGTTCTAAAAATTTTGCACAAATATTCTTATTTAATGTTGTAA